In Tepidimonas taiwanensis, the following are encoded in one genomic region:
- a CDS encoding flagellar basal body P-ring protein FlgI, which translates to MNRLPHTPHDRRRWRAALYAVLTAAAASLLAVWTPAHATRIKDVAAVQGVRPNQLSGYGLVVGLDGTGDSSNAYTTQSLANYLQQMGLTLPPGVTVQPKNVAAVLVTAELPAFARPGQTIDVTVSSIGSAKSLRGGTLIQTPLRGADGQVYALAQGNLVVAGAGASAGGSSVAVNHLNAGRIPNGALVERAVPTPLLIGETVDLALNAQDFQTATRVAQAINRAIGDGTAQALDGRVVRVRAPLDPNERVAFLASLEDLPLELSAPTAKVILNARTGSVVLNQAVKLAPAAIAHGNLSITISSTPQVSQPGPFAPPGAQTVVTEKADIQVQQEGGKLLEVEASAQLADVVRALNKLGATPQDLLAILQAMKAAGALKAEIEVL; encoded by the coding sequence ATGAACCGATTGCCCCATACCCCCCACGATCGTCGCCGCTGGCGCGCCGCGCTGTACGCTGTGCTGACGGCGGCCGCGGCGTCGCTGCTCGCGGTCTGGACACCCGCGCACGCCACGCGCATCAAGGACGTCGCGGCGGTTCAGGGGGTGCGCCCCAACCAGCTCAGCGGCTACGGGTTGGTCGTGGGGCTGGACGGTACGGGCGACTCCTCCAACGCCTACACCACGCAGAGCCTGGCCAACTACCTCCAGCAGATGGGGCTGACGCTGCCGCCCGGCGTGACGGTGCAGCCGAAAAACGTCGCGGCCGTGCTGGTGACGGCGGAACTGCCGGCCTTTGCGCGGCCGGGGCAGACCATCGACGTGACCGTGTCGTCGATCGGCAGCGCCAAGTCGCTGCGCGGCGGCACGCTGATCCAGACGCCGCTGCGCGGGGCGGACGGGCAGGTCTACGCGCTGGCGCAGGGCAACCTGGTCGTCGCCGGTGCCGGCGCGTCGGCCGGCGGCAGCAGCGTGGCCGTCAACCACCTCAACGCCGGACGCATCCCCAACGGTGCGCTGGTCGAGCGCGCGGTGCCCACGCCGCTGCTGATCGGCGAGACGGTGGACCTCGCGCTCAACGCGCAGGATTTTCAGACCGCCACCCGCGTGGCGCAGGCGATCAACCGCGCGATCGGCGACGGCACCGCGCAGGCGCTCGACGGCCGCGTGGTGCGCGTGCGCGCGCCGCTCGACCCCAACGAACGCGTGGCGTTTCTGGCGAGCCTGGAGGATCTGCCGCTCGAGCTCTCGGCCCCGACGGCCAAGGTGATCCTCAACGCCCGCACCGGCTCCGTCGTGCTGAATCAGGCCGTCAAGCTCGCGCCGGCCGCGATCGCGCACGGCAACCTGTCGATCACCATCTCTTCCACGCCGCAGGTCAGCCAGCCCGGGCCGTTCGCGCCGCCGGGCGCGCAGACGGTGGTCACCGAAAAGGCCGACATCCAGGTGCAGCAGGAAGGCGGCAAGCTGCTGGAGGTGGAGGCGTCGGCGCAGCTGGCCGACGTGGTGCGCGCGCTCAACAAGCTGGGCGCGACGCCGCAGGACCTGCTGGCCATCCTGCAGGCGATGAAAGCGGCCGGCGCGCTCAAGGCCGAGATCGAGGTGCTGTGA
- the flgG gene encoding flagellar basal-body rod protein FlgG yields the protein MINSLHIAKTGMQAQQTQLDVISHNLANVSTAGFKRGTALFEDLIYQNLRQVGGNTAENAELPTGLQIGLGVRTVATARTYTQGNLQQTDNRLDVAINGNGFFRVQLPDGSTAYTRDGSFKLNAEGQVVTNQGYLLVDGITVPANAQSLTIGKDGAVTVTLPGQVAPQPIGQITLATFINPAGLEPLGQNLFRESPASGEPAEGVPGTEGFGQTLQGFLESSNVNVVQELVNMIQTQRAYELNSKAVTTSDQMLQRLTQL from the coding sequence ATGATCAACTCGCTGCACATCGCCAAAACCGGCATGCAGGCCCAGCAGACGCAGCTCGACGTCATTTCGCACAACCTGGCCAACGTCTCGACCGCGGGCTTCAAGCGCGGCACCGCGCTGTTCGAGGACCTGATCTACCAGAACCTGCGCCAGGTGGGCGGCAACACGGCCGAGAACGCCGAGCTGCCGACGGGACTGCAGATCGGGCTCGGGGTGCGCACGGTGGCCACCGCGCGCACCTACACGCAGGGCAACCTGCAGCAGACCGACAACCGGCTGGATGTGGCGATCAACGGCAACGGGTTTTTCCGGGTCCAGTTGCCCGACGGGTCGACCGCCTACACGCGCGACGGCAGCTTCAAGCTCAACGCCGAGGGGCAGGTCGTCACCAACCAGGGATACCTGCTGGTCGATGGCATCACAGTGCCGGCCAACGCGCAGTCGCTCACCATCGGCAAGGATGGGGCGGTGACGGTGACGTTGCCGGGGCAGGTTGCACCGCAGCCGATCGGCCAGATCACGCTGGCGACGTTCATCAACCCCGCGGGTTTGGAACCGCTCGGGCAAAACCTCTTTCGCGAGTCGCCCGCCTCCGGTGAGCCTGCCGAGGGTGTGCCCGGTACAGAGGGGTTTGGGCAAACCCTGCAAGGCTTTTTGGAGAGCTCCAATGTCAACGTGGTGCAGGAGCTGGTCAACATGATCCAGACCCAGCGCGCCTACGAACTCAACTCCAAGGCGGTGACCACGTCCGATCAGATGCTGCAGCGCCTGACGCAGCTGTGA
- the flgC gene encoding flagellar basal body rod protein FlgC, which translates to MSMFRIFDVSGSAISAQAQRLNTVASNLANADAVAGPDGQAYKARQVVFQTVPMGEPASAGVKVKTIVESDAPNRRVYNPHHPNADAQGYVTYANVNPVEEMVHMIAAARSYQNNVEVMNTAKTLLLKTLQMGQ; encoded by the coding sequence ATGTCGATGTTCCGGATTTTCGACGTTTCGGGCAGTGCGATCAGCGCGCAGGCGCAGCGTCTCAACACCGTCGCCAGCAACCTGGCCAACGCCGACGCCGTCGCGGGGCCGGACGGGCAGGCCTACAAGGCGCGGCAGGTCGTGTTCCAGACCGTGCCGATGGGCGAGCCCGCCTCCGCCGGCGTCAAGGTCAAGACCATCGTCGAGAGCGATGCGCCGAACCGCCGCGTCTACAACCCGCACCACCCCAACGCCGACGCCCAGGGCTACGTGACGTACGCCAACGTCAATCCGGTGGAGGAGATGGTGCACATGATTGCCGCGGCCCGCTCGTACCAGAACAACGTCGAGGTGATGAACACCGCCAAGACGCTGCTGCTCAAAACCCTGCAGATGGGGCAGTGA
- a CDS encoding RNA polymerase sigma factor FliA: MYTPKGMLDRDAQLRQYAPLVHRLAHLMIARLPASVELDDLIQVGMIGLTEALARYEPSMGVQFETFASQRIKGAMLDELRDADWMSRGSRKLQKDIESAIHRLEQRLQRPPRESEIAQELGMTLDEYHETLSRMRGTQLVYLEDLGGRSDDGEEGFLERFLPDDAEQNPESILADRRMREALVDAIQRLPEREQYVMSMYYEHDMNLKEIAAVLGVTESRVSQIHSQAVARLRARLREH; encoded by the coding sequence ATGTACACGCCCAAGGGCATGCTCGACCGAGACGCGCAACTGCGCCAGTACGCGCCGCTGGTGCACCGGCTGGCGCACCTGATGATCGCGCGCCTGCCGGCCAGCGTCGAGCTCGACGACCTCATCCAGGTCGGCATGATCGGGTTGACGGAGGCGCTGGCGCGTTACGAGCCGTCGATGGGCGTGCAGTTCGAAACCTTCGCCAGCCAGCGCATCAAGGGCGCGATGCTCGACGAGCTGCGCGACGCGGACTGGATGTCGCGCGGCTCGCGCAAGCTGCAAAAAGACATCGAATCCGCCATCCACCGGCTGGAACAGCGCCTGCAGCGCCCGCCGCGGGAGTCGGAAATCGCGCAGGAGCTGGGGATGACGCTGGACGAATACCACGAGACGCTCAGCCGCATGCGCGGCACGCAGCTCGTGTATTTGGAAGACCTGGGGGGGCGCAGCGACGACGGCGAGGAGGGGTTTCTGGAACGCTTCCTGCCGGACGATGCGGAGCAAAACCCCGAGTCGATCCTGGCCGACCGGCGCATGCGCGAGGCGCTCGTCGACGCGATCCAGCGCCTGCCCGAGCGCGAGCAGTACGTGATGAGCATGTACTACGAGCACGACATGAACCTCAAGGAGATCGCCGCCGTGCTCGGTGTAACCGAATCGCGGGTCAGCCAGATCCACTCGCAGGCGGTCGCGCGCCTGCGGGCACGGCTGCGCGAGCACTGA
- the flgM gene encoding flagellar biosynthesis anti-sigma factor FlgM, translating to MKVNNSPEAKFGLSTPVTKRTAEGASTSAAGSSATAAEAAGTRVQLSPVTQAMTNGIARSGTDSFDAAKVEAIRTAIQSGRFSVNAEAIADKLLANARELLGVASGARRSS from the coding sequence ATGAAAGTCAACAACTCGCCTGAAGCCAAGTTCGGACTGTCGACTCCGGTGACCAAGCGCACCGCGGAGGGGGCGAGCACGTCAGCCGCCGGCAGCAGCGCCACCGCGGCCGAGGCCGCGGGCACGCGGGTCCAGCTCTCCCCGGTGACACAGGCGATGACCAACGGGATCGCGCGCTCGGGCACCGACAGCTTCGACGCAGCGAAGGTCGAAGCGATCCGCACCGCGATCCAGAGTGGCCGCTTCTCGGTCAACGCCGAAGCGATTGCCGACAAGCTGCTCGCCAACGCACGCGAACTCCTGGGTGTGGCCTCCGGGGCGCGTCGTTCCTCTTGA
- the flhF gene encoding flagellar biosynthesis protein FlhF, producing MNAQRFVAPNSREAMALARAAFGEQAVILSSRSTEQGFEVVATSEDQLARIAAQAASPAALQSHAQLPETPAARGGRALNLQQRAAAQLPPLSPDSTVAQDTETLAMSTLSFQEYVRERMLRKRREAMQGKLAADTAATTPVPAARAVPPARPQPPAADGMILPFGHGASAGGTVPAARAKGAAAPRPATPAPAPAAAALTAQLDALKAMMEERFQTLAWLGQTKLNPIQSQLMHKFIRAGYSPTVARAVLERLPAHLDASGAWRWTLEVLARNLRVAREPGQLCDEGGVFALIGSTGVGKTTTAAKLAAQCVKAYGANSVGLITLDTYRVAGYEQLRTYGRMLGVVAHLAHDRAALQDLLELLANKRMVIIDTAGLGQRDPRIREMMSLLAAPSIKKLLVVNAGSHGDTLDDVFGAYRETSLHGVILSKVDEAAKLGPAVDALIRHQTVLRGLTTGQRVPEDWQRPDATALVRLSMGSQGKSAYDPTSAELPFFFTDPTSSSWKPQGVAHA from the coding sequence ATGAACGCGCAACGATTCGTCGCCCCCAACTCGCGCGAGGCCATGGCGCTGGCGCGTGCCGCCTTTGGCGAGCAGGCCGTGATCCTGTCGAGCCGCTCCACCGAGCAGGGCTTCGAGGTCGTGGCCACGTCGGAGGACCAGCTCGCGCGCATCGCCGCCCAGGCGGCGTCGCCGGCGGCGCTGCAAAGCCACGCCCAGCTGCCCGAGACGCCGGCCGCACGCGGCGGGCGGGCGCTGAACCTGCAGCAGCGTGCCGCGGCGCAGCTGCCCCCGTTGTCGCCGGACAGCACGGTTGCCCAGGACACCGAGACGCTGGCGATGAGCACGCTGTCGTTCCAGGAGTATGTGCGCGAGCGTATGCTGCGCAAGCGCCGCGAGGCGATGCAGGGCAAGCTCGCGGCCGACACCGCCGCGACGACGCCCGTGCCCGCCGCGCGCGCGGTGCCGCCCGCCCGGCCGCAGCCGCCCGCCGCGGACGGCATGATCCTGCCGTTCGGCCACGGGGCGAGCGCGGGCGGCACTGTCCCGGCGGCACGCGCCAAAGGCGCTGCGGCCCCGCGTCCTGCCACACCGGCGCCCGCCCCGGCGGCGGCCGCCCTGACGGCGCAGCTCGACGCGCTCAAGGCGATGATGGAGGAGCGCTTCCAGACGCTGGCCTGGCTCGGTCAGACCAAGCTCAACCCCATCCAGTCGCAGCTGATGCACAAGTTCATCCGCGCGGGCTACTCGCCGACCGTGGCGCGGGCCGTGCTGGAACGGCTGCCTGCGCACTTGGACGCCTCCGGCGCGTGGCGCTGGACCCTGGAAGTGCTGGCGCGCAACCTGCGCGTCGCGCGCGAGCCGGGGCAGCTTTGCGATGAGGGGGGTGTATTCGCGCTGATCGGCTCCACCGGGGTCGGCAAGACCACGACCGCCGCCAAGCTTGCCGCGCAGTGCGTCAAGGCCTACGGTGCCAACAGCGTCGGGCTCATCACCCTGGACACCTACCGCGTCGCCGGCTACGAGCAGTTGCGGACCTACGGCCGCATGCTCGGCGTGGTCGCGCATCTGGCGCACGACCGCGCCGCACTGCAGGACCTGTTGGAGCTGCTGGCCAACAAGCGCATGGTCATCATCGACACCGCGGGGCTCGGCCAGCGCGACCCGCGCATCCGGGAGATGATGTCGCTGCTTGCAGCGCCGTCGATCAAGAAGCTGCTCGTGGTCAACGCGGGCAGCCACGGCGACACCCTCGACGACGTGTTCGGGGCCTACCGCGAGACGTCGTTGCACGGCGTCATCCTGTCGAAGGTGGACGAGGCGGCCAAGCTCGGCCCTGCGGTGGATGCGCTGATCCGGCACCAGACGGTGCTGCGAGGCCTGACCACCGGGCAGCGAGTGCCGGAAGACTGGCAGCGCCCCGATGCCACCGCGCTCGTGCGGTTGTCGATGGGCAGTCAGGGCAAGTCGGCGTATGATCCCACCAGCGCGGAGCTGCCGTTTTTCTTTACCGACCCCACATCGTCCAGCTGGAAGCCGCAGGGGGTTGCCCATGCTTGA
- the flgF gene encoding flagellar basal-body rod protein FlgF, translated as MDRVIYTATSGATAAMHRHQVIAHNLANVTTTGFRAELSTFRAVPLRGEGATTRVHALEATPGYLDKPGPLQNTGRALDVAAVGSAFFAIQALDGTEAYTRAGALQVNAQGNLVGFNGLPMLGAGGAPIAVPEGAQVTIARDGTVTAKVGNEAPQEIGRLKLVTPPEGQKLVRGDDGLFRSPDGQPLPADEAATLVDGMLEGSNVDPIGAMVDMIAVARLYEMQMKLLQNAERNDQQAAQLLSLNA; from the coding sequence ATGGACCGGGTCATCTACACCGCCACGTCCGGTGCCACGGCCGCGATGCACCGGCACCAGGTCATCGCGCACAACCTGGCCAACGTCACCACGACCGGTTTTCGGGCGGAGCTGTCGACGTTTCGCGCCGTGCCGCTGCGCGGCGAAGGCGCTACGACCCGTGTGCACGCGCTGGAGGCCACGCCCGGTTATCTGGACAAGCCGGGACCGTTGCAGAACACTGGCCGCGCGCTCGACGTGGCCGCGGTGGGCAGCGCCTTCTTCGCGATCCAGGCGTTGGACGGCACCGAGGCCTACACGCGCGCCGGCGCCCTGCAGGTCAACGCGCAGGGCAACCTGGTCGGCTTCAACGGCCTGCCGATGCTCGGCGCGGGCGGCGCGCCGATCGCGGTGCCCGAGGGGGCGCAGGTCACGATCGCGCGCGACGGCACGGTGACGGCCAAGGTGGGCAACGAAGCGCCGCAGGAGATCGGGCGCCTCAAGCTCGTCACGCCGCCCGAGGGGCAAAAGCTCGTGCGCGGGGACGACGGGTTGTTCCGTTCGCCCGACGGCCAACCGCTGCCGGCCGACGAAGCCGCAACGCTCGTGGACGGGATGCTCGAGGGCTCCAACGTCGACCCCATCGGCGCAATGGTGGACATGATTGCGGTGGCCCGCCTGTATGAAATGCAGATGAAGCTGCTGCAAAACGCCGAGCGCAACGACCAGCAGGCGGCGCAGCTGCTCAGCCTAAACGCCTGA
- a CDS encoding flagellar basal body L-ring protein FlgH: MKPLMRAIVAAAAAATLAGCNTLSQIPDVDLAKPPEELVYPQQRAVPNPVPTGSLYSPASYRPGFEDHRARLVGDVITIQITENLSASQSAKTDVSRQSSLSAGVSAFPFLGAGTLADLNAGAKSANSMSGDGKTEASNTFRGSITAVVTDVLPNGHLVVIGEKQIGVNQAVDVLQFSGTVDPRAIRPGNTVLSTQVANVRVLSRGRGAPADAQTFGWLARFFLTLLPF; the protein is encoded by the coding sequence ATGAAACCCCTGATGCGCGCGATCGTGGCCGCCGCGGCGGCGGCCACGCTGGCCGGTTGCAACACGCTATCGCAAATCCCGGATGTCGACCTCGCCAAACCGCCGGAGGAGCTCGTCTATCCGCAGCAGCGCGCGGTCCCGAACCCCGTGCCTACCGGTTCGCTGTACTCGCCGGCGTCGTATCGCCCCGGGTTCGAGGATCACCGCGCGCGGCTGGTGGGAGACGTGATCACCATCCAGATCACCGAGAACCTGAGCGCCTCGCAAAGCGCGAAGACCGATGTCTCACGCCAGTCGTCCCTGTCGGCCGGGGTGTCGGCGTTTCCGTTCCTTGGCGCGGGGACGCTGGCCGACCTCAACGCCGGGGCCAAGAGCGCCAACAGCATGAGCGGCGACGGCAAGACCGAGGCGAGCAACACCTTCCGCGGGTCGATCACCGCCGTCGTCACGGACGTGCTGCCCAACGGGCACCTGGTCGTCATCGGCGAAAAGCAAATCGGCGTCAACCAGGCGGTGGACGTGCTGCAGTTTTCCGGCACGGTCGATCCGCGCGCGATCCGCCCGGGCAACACGGTGCTGTCGACGCAGGTGGCCAACGTGCGCGTGCTTTCGCGCGGCCGGGGGGCACCGGCCGATGCGCAAACATTTGGCTGGTTGGCGCGGTTCTTTTTGACGCTTTTGCCGTTCTAA
- the flgB gene encoding flagellar basal body rod protein FlgB: MFNRWTERMDLLGQALQLRAYRQQVLASNIANADTPGYVARDFDFRAALARAQGGQGGVTPTNPSTVSAADGLAGSDPRHLRTVHSRDGVADRARLAYTARTQPSLDQNTVDLDQQRANFVDNAVQYETTLRFINGHVKTMLSAIQGQ, encoded by the coding sequence ATGTTCAACCGTTGGACCGAGCGCATGGACCTGCTGGGGCAGGCGCTGCAGCTGCGCGCCTACCGGCAGCAGGTGCTGGCCAGCAACATCGCCAACGCCGACACGCCGGGTTACGTGGCGCGGGATTTCGACTTCCGCGCGGCGCTGGCGCGCGCGCAGGGTGGTCAGGGTGGCGTGACGCCCACCAACCCGTCGACGGTCAGCGCCGCCGACGGACTCGCGGGCAGCGATCCGCGCCACCTGCGCACTGTGCACAGCCGCGACGGTGTCGCCGACCGCGCACGGTTAGCCTACACCGCGCGCACGCAGCCGTCGCTGGACCAGAACACCGTGGACCTGGACCAGCAGCGTGCCAACTTCGTCGACAACGCGGTGCAGTACGAAACGACGCTGCGCTTCATCAACGGGCACGTGAAGACGATGCTCAGCGCCATCCAGGGGCAGTGA
- a CDS encoding flagellar hook assembly protein FlgD, with protein sequence MFMTAISNSEIDAYNARGGAQADATDPKAAQERFLKLFVAQLNNQDPLNPLDNAQMTTQMAQINQVVGLQQVNETLKNLSAQFGWVGAMQGVQLVGRTVATEGNAVLVADGQARAAFNLAADAQSVTVEFLDANGAMVGTVNAGARSAGLQTLQWSLGDVDPARVATIRVSATGAGGQAVEATPLALQRVQSVGVVDGTVRLRTERGTLSQDRILAYL encoded by the coding sequence ATGTTCATGACCGCGATCAGCAACAGCGAGATCGACGCCTACAACGCCCGCGGCGGCGCACAGGCCGACGCGACCGACCCCAAGGCCGCGCAGGAGCGGTTTCTCAAGCTCTTCGTCGCGCAGCTCAACAACCAGGACCCGCTCAACCCGCTGGACAACGCGCAGATGACCACGCAGATGGCGCAGATCAACCAGGTGGTGGGGCTGCAACAGGTCAACGAGACGCTCAAGAACCTGTCGGCGCAGTTCGGCTGGGTGGGTGCGATGCAGGGCGTGCAGCTCGTCGGCCGCACCGTCGCGACCGAGGGCAACGCCGTGCTGGTGGCCGACGGGCAGGCGAGGGCGGCGTTTAACTTGGCCGCGGACGCCCAAAGCGTGACTGTGGAATTTCTGGATGCCAATGGCGCGATGGTGGGTACCGTCAACGCCGGGGCGCGCAGCGCTGGGCTACAGACCCTGCAGTGGTCGTTGGGCGATGTCGACCCCGCGCGCGTTGCCACCATCCGTGTCAGTGCCACTGGCGCAGGGGGGCAAGCGGTGGAGGCAACGCCGCTGGCGCTGCAGCGCGTGCAGTCCGTCGGCGTGGTCGATGGCACCGTACGGCTGCGCACCGAGCGCGGCACGCTCTCCCAGGATCGGATCCTCGCCTACCTCTGA
- the flgA gene encoding flagellar basal body P-ring formation chaperone FlgA, whose translation MDTPRLPPIGPLRPRHRAGGASVRSAWLRSLWLRSVGRRGSLLFALMVAMLPVAGAPAAAASATPSPWGALVGPWLDATVNAQLRAGEAPLPLRAEVEVGTLDPRLRLAPCQRVEPYLPPQTRLWGRSRIGLRCTAGPVAWNVFLPVTVRVWGPGWVLRRPVAPGEALGPEHAEAAEVEWTAQRDTVLVRPEDWQGREAARGLAAGQVLRTGVVRAPQVFETGATVRLRVEGRGFVLTAVGEALGHGRLGEPVRVRLPSKRVLTGTVIDAETVALPL comes from the coding sequence ATGGACACGCCGCGCCTGCCCCCCATCGGCCCGCTGCGCCCGCGCCACCGCGCGGGGGGGGCGTCGGTTCGTTCAGCGTGGTTGCGGTCGCTGTGGTTGCGGTCGGTTGGGCGGCGCGGGTCCCTGCTATTCGCGCTGATGGTGGCGATGCTGCCGGTGGCCGGCGCCCCCGCAGCGGCCGCATCCGCCACACCCTCCCCGTGGGGCGCGCTGGTCGGCCCGTGGCTGGACGCGACCGTGAACGCGCAGCTGCGCGCGGGCGAAGCGCCGCTGCCGCTGCGGGCCGAGGTGGAGGTCGGCACGCTCGACCCCCGCCTGCGTCTGGCGCCGTGCCAGCGCGTCGAACCCTATCTGCCACCGCAGACGCGGCTGTGGGGCCGCAGCCGTATCGGGCTGCGCTGCACCGCGGGGCCGGTCGCGTGGAACGTATTTCTGCCGGTCACGGTGCGGGTCTGGGGGCCGGGGTGGGTGCTGCGTCGGCCGGTGGCGCCGGGCGAGGCGCTCGGGCCAGAGCACGCGGAGGCCGCGGAGGTCGAATGGACCGCCCAACGCGACACCGTCCTCGTGCGGCCGGAGGACTGGCAGGGACGCGAGGCCGCCCGGGGCCTGGCCGCCGGGCAGGTGCTGCGCACCGGGGTGGTAAGGGCCCCGCAGGTGTTCGAAACCGGCGCGACGGTCCGCCTGCGCGTCGAGGGGCGGGGTTTTGTGCTCACCGCGGTCGGCGAGGCGCTGGGGCACGGGCGCCTGGGCGAACCGGTGCGGGTGCGCCTGCCCAGCAAACGCGTGCTCACCGGCACCGTGATCGACGCCGAGACGGTCGCGCTGCCGCTGTGA
- the flgE gene encoding flagellar hook protein FlgE: MSFGTGLSGLNAASKNLDVIGHNIANANTTGMKAGRAEFAEMYAASLGAAGGSNGGIGVAVATVAQLFTQGNLKITGNNLDMAINGDGFFKVRSTSGEVMYTRNGEFKLDKDGYIITNNGSRLQGYLPAAPGAPITVGGTQDLFLPTGAAIPPRRTGTLTGPEGGIRVTANLPASAEVLTPATPLDDARRRYGTVVNIYDEQGNQIPLQLYFVRTNYTAPNSTWTVVGRVEGTTPYEAVLGTVTFDAAGEVTGTPTIQLPANALPGGSVSAGVPSAAFPPAPIPINIGSAAGGWTLTQYGSPFAVYDVRQDGYAPGELTSIVVSESGVITARYSNGVSQDAGQVALARFRNVQGLEPVNGGYWRETFTSGNAVEGAPLSGRFGAVRQGALEESNVDLTQELVNMIVAQRHYQANAQTIKTQDQVQQTLVNLR, translated from the coding sequence ATGAGCTTTGGAACCGGACTCTCAGGCCTCAACGCCGCGAGCAAGAACCTCGACGTGATCGGCCACAACATCGCCAACGCCAACACCACCGGGATGAAGGCCGGCCGCGCCGAATTCGCCGAGATGTACGCCGCGTCGCTCGGCGCTGCCGGCGGCAGCAACGGCGGCATCGGGGTGGCCGTGGCCACGGTGGCGCAGCTCTTCACCCAGGGCAACCTCAAGATCACGGGGAATAACCTGGACATGGCCATCAATGGCGATGGCTTTTTCAAGGTTCGCTCCACATCTGGCGAAGTGATGTACACCCGCAATGGCGAGTTCAAGCTCGACAAGGACGGCTACATCATCACCAACAACGGCTCGCGCTTGCAAGGGTATTTGCCGGCGGCCCCGGGCGCGCCGATCACGGTGGGGGGCACGCAAGATCTTTTCCTTCCCACCGGGGCTGCGATTCCGCCGCGCCGCACGGGCACGCTCACCGGGCCCGAAGGGGGGATTCGCGTGACCGCCAACTTGCCTGCCTCGGCCGAGGTGCTCACGCCGGCCACACCACTGGATGATGCGAGGCGGCGCTACGGGACGGTGGTCAACATTTATGACGAGCAGGGCAACCAGATTCCGTTGCAGCTGTATTTCGTGCGCACCAACTACACGGCACCGAATTCGACGTGGACCGTGGTGGGGCGGGTCGAGGGCACGACGCCGTACGAGGCGGTGTTGGGGACGGTGACGTTCGACGCGGCGGGCGAGGTCACCGGTACGCCCACTATTCAGTTGCCTGCCAACGCGCTACCCGGGGGATCGGTGAGCGCCGGGGTGCCATCGGCCGCATTTCCCCCGGCTCCCATTCCGATCAACATCGGCAGCGCGGCGGGTGGGTGGACCCTGACCCAGTACGGATCGCCGTTCGCCGTCTACGATGTACGCCAAGACGGCTACGCTCCGGGTGAGTTGACGTCTATTGTTGTATCGGAGTCGGGGGTCATCACGGCGCGCTACTCCAACGGGGTGTCGCAAGACGCGGGACAGGTCGCGCTGGCACGCTTTCGTAACGTGCAGGGCCTGGAGCCCGTCAACGGCGGCTATTGGCGGGAGACCTTCACGTCGGGCAACGCTGTAGAAGGGGCTCCATTGAGCGGACGCTTCGGAGCGGTGCGCCAAGGGGCGCTAGAGGAGTCCAACGTCGATCTCACGCAAGAGCTGGTCAACATGATCGTGGCTCAGCGCCACTACCAAGCCAACGCACAGACCATCAAAACGCAAGACCAGGTACAGCAGACGCTGGTCAACCTGCGCTGA